From a single Dermacentor silvarum isolate Dsil-2018 unplaced genomic scaffold, BIME_Dsil_1.4 Seq642, whole genome shotgun sequence genomic region:
- the LOC119435354 gene encoding LOW QUALITY PROTEIN: uncharacterized protein LOC119435354 (The sequence of the model RefSeq protein was modified relative to this genomic sequence to represent the inferred CDS: deleted 1 base in 1 codon): protein MEPGFAGVSNPPLPKIKCPTDPNLGQWRESARGLFSGCALHDQRQPDTRWKQRHSGSSASPATPVSADSPGPASPYTAETGTIGTSSLATVDLATTADLLYERSSTEGLDLLSTVAAALCTAVKSVETQTEETSLSSKNFSVFMCFINESGTSTQVTHLETCDNSVQHKPEVSSRHSGSDHRTSYFSGYDSIAKSANALQDLCSVSKEVVAMLLSMLPPSSERKCDVTAENRLLLFLLKLKLGISYSSLAILFSVSETSASRHFKSVLKTLAVATKQWIFRPPSRVIQATMPDSVKVHYPGCTMIIDCTEIRTEQPPTVQQERVLYSNYKGAYTLKFLVAVTPGVIICFCSKAYGGRLSDARITVDSGFLDLVQPGNTVLADKGFPGIQTVLGNQNAVLVKPPFPHASQFTPEEVRDTYNIAQVRIHVEQMIQRIKIYNVLNNKVPTELIPCMTDVFHVWCVLANLQLPIIKRKEQQQSFVVSAS from the exons ATGGAGCCCGGTTTCGCCGGAGTCTCCAATCCCCCGCTACCAAAAATTAAGTGCCCCACTGACCCTAATTTAGGGCAGTGGCGAGAGTCAGCACGAGGCCTCTTCTCTGGGTGCGCCCTGCATGATCAGCGTCAACCCGACACAAG GTGGAAGCAGCGGCACTCTGGGTCATCTGCATCACCGGCTACTCCTGTATCAGCTGATTCCCCTGGACCAGCTTCTCCCTACACAGCTGAGACAGGAACCATTGGTACCAGCAGCCTTGCCACAGTTGATCTAGCAACTACTGCAGACCTGTTGTACGAGCGGAGCTCGACAGAGGGCTTGGATCTACTGTCTACTGTCGCAGCTGCGCTTTGCACTGCAGTAAAATCCGTG GAAACACAAACTGAAGAAACAAGCCTCTCAAGCAAGAATTTCTCGGTGTTCATGTGCTTCATTAATGAGTCCGGGACATCAACTCAAGTGACACATCTTGAGACATGCGACAACAGTGTGCAACACAAGCCAGAGGTCAGTAGCAGGCATAGTGGCTCTGACCACAGAACCAGCTACTTCTCCGGCTATGACAGCATCGCTAAATCTGCAAATGCATTGCAAGACCTGTGCAGTGTCAGCAAAGAAGTGGTTGCAATGCTTCTGAGCATGCTTCCACCTTCATCAGAGCGAAAATGTGATGTCACTGCTGAGAATAggcttcttttgtttcttttgaagTTAAAGCTTGGAATCAGCTACTCATCACTGGCTATTCTCTTCTCGGTAAGCGAAACGTCAGCATCAAGGCATTTCAAGAGTGTTCTCAAGACGCTCGCTGTGGCAACTAAACAATGGATTTTTCGCCCCCCATCAAGAGTGATTCAGGCCACGATGCCAGACAGTGTTAAGGTGCATTATCCTGGCTGCACTATGATTATTGACTGCACAGAAATACGTACAGAGCAGCCACCAACTGTGCAACAAGAACGAGTCTTGTACTCAAATTACAAAGGCGCATATACGCTGAAGTTTTTAGTGGCTGTAACACCAGGAGTAattatttgtttttgttcaaAAGCCTATGGTGGTAGACTGTCTGATGCCCGCATTACAGTTGATTCTGGTTTCCTCGATCTTGTTCAACCTGGAAATACAGTTCTTGCCGATAAGGGATTTCCAGGCATCCAGACAGTTTTAGGAAACCAGAATGCTGTTCTTGTTAAGCCTCCATTTCCCCATGCCTCTCAGTTTACGCCAGAGGAGGTTAGGGACACTTACAATATCGCTCAAGTGCGAATACATGTCGAACAAATGATTCAGAGGATTAAAATATACAATGTCTTGAACAACAAAGTACCAACTGAGCTTATCCCATGCATGACGGATGTCTTTCATGTGTGG TGTGTGCTAGCTAACCTCCAGCTCCCAATAATTAAGCGCAAAGAACAGCAACAGTCATTTGTCGTGTCTGCATCATGA